Proteins found in one Zea mays cultivar B73 chromosome 1, Zm-B73-REFERENCE-NAM-5.0, whole genome shotgun sequence genomic segment:
- the LOC103639037 gene encoding WAT1-related protein At5g64700 isoform X1, translated as MDAKKPYMLAITTVAIYTGMYVVSKAAFNQGMNSFVFVFYRQAAASLLLLPIALVLERKNVRSMSSGLILKLFLLALIWNTLGMNLCNASVTLTSATVASATGNSTPVITFCLALLLRMEVVKLRSVSGIAKVTGVALCLAGALVIALYTGPSLSPVNRHHRASGGAHGFKAPTRGGTWVTGTFLMLLSNVTWSLWTVLQGALLKEYPNKLLVTTSQCLFSTAQSFVVAAVAERDFSKWALKLDVSLIAVAYTGFLVTGVSYYLQAWCVQIKGPVFLAVWNPLCFVLTIFCSSFFLGENVHLGSIVGGILLVCGLYSVLWGKTLEVHQTVESGDNTVGEVQNGQEEKNHQQKVLEKGRQEEASMTAPGVV; from the exons ATGGACGCAAAGAAACCATACATGCTGGCTATTACTACAGTAGCAATCTACACCGGCATGTACGTGGTCTCAAAGGCTGCCTTCAACCAGGGAATgaacagcttcgtcttcgtcttcTACCGCCAGGCTGCTGCATCGCTTCTCCTCCTGCCCATCGCACTTGTTCTAGAAAG GAAAAATGTGCGATCCATGTCCTCTGGGTTGATCCTGAAGTTGTTCTTGCTTGCCCTAATCTG GAACACGTTAGGCATGAATCTGTGCAATGCAAGTGTGACGCTCACGTCAGCAACCGTGGCGTCGGCAACAGGAAACTCTACTCCCGTTATCACCTTCTGCCTGGCACTGCTACTGAG GATGGAGGTGGTGAAGTTAAGGAGCGTCTCTGGCATAGCCAAGGTCACCGGCGTAGCACTGTGCCTGGCCGGAGCGTTGGTCATCGCCCTGTACACGGGGCCGTCGCTCAGCCCAGTCAACCGCCATCACCGTGCCTCTGGCGGCGCCCATGGCTTCAAAGCTCCAACCCGTGGGGGGACATGGGTTACAGGCACGTTCCTGATGCTTCTGTCCAACGTCACATGGTCCCTGTGGACGGTTCTGCAGGGCGCGCTGCTAAAGGAATACCCCAACAAGCTCCTCGTCACGACCTCCCAGTGCTTGTTCAGCACCGCGCAGTCGTTCGTCGTCGCAGCGGTGGCCGAGAGGGACTTCTCGAAATGGGCGCTCAAGCTTGACGTCAGCTTGATCGCTGTTGCTTACACC GGGTTTCTCGTAACTGGCGTATCCTACTACCTGCAAGCTTGGTGTGTGCAGATAAAAGGACCTGTCTTCCTTGCTGTCTGGAACCCACTCTGCTTTGTGCTAACCATATTCTGTTCCTCCTTCTTCCTCGGCGAGAATGTTCACCTCGGCAG CATTGTGGGTGGAATCCTCTTGGTCTGTGGCCTTTATAGCGTGTTATGGGGTAAAACCTTGGAGGTTCATCAGACTGTGGAATCTGGTGATAATACGGTCGGTGAAGTGCAAAATGGACAAGAAGAGAAGAATCATCAACAGAAGGTGCTGGAGAAGGGACGCCAAGAGGAAGCATCAATGACAGCACCCGGTGTAGTGTGA
- the LOC103639037 gene encoding WAT1-related protein At5g64700 isoform X3 has product MSSGLILKLFLLALIWNTLGMNLCNASVTLTSATVASATGNSTPVITFCLALLLRMEVVKLRSVSGIAKVTGVALCLAGALVIALYTGPSLSPVNRHHRASGGAHGFKAPTRGGTWVTGTFLMLLSNVTWSLWTVLQGALLKEYPNKLLVTTSQCLFSTAQSFVVAAVAERDFSKWALKLDVSLIAVAYTGFLVTGVSYYLQAWCVQIKGPVFLAVWNPLCFVLTIFCSSFFLGENVHLGSIVGGILLVCGLYSVLWGKTLEVHQTVESGDNTVGEVQNGQEEKNHQQKVLEKGRQEEASMTAPGVV; this is encoded by the exons ATGTCCTCTGGGTTGATCCTGAAGTTGTTCTTGCTTGCCCTAATCTG GAACACGTTAGGCATGAATCTGTGCAATGCAAGTGTGACGCTCACGTCAGCAACCGTGGCGTCGGCAACAGGAAACTCTACTCCCGTTATCACCTTCTGCCTGGCACTGCTACTGAG GATGGAGGTGGTGAAGTTAAGGAGCGTCTCTGGCATAGCCAAGGTCACCGGCGTAGCACTGTGCCTGGCCGGAGCGTTGGTCATCGCCCTGTACACGGGGCCGTCGCTCAGCCCAGTCAACCGCCATCACCGTGCCTCTGGCGGCGCCCATGGCTTCAAAGCTCCAACCCGTGGGGGGACATGGGTTACAGGCACGTTCCTGATGCTTCTGTCCAACGTCACATGGTCCCTGTGGACGGTTCTGCAGGGCGCGCTGCTAAAGGAATACCCCAACAAGCTCCTCGTCACGACCTCCCAGTGCTTGTTCAGCACCGCGCAGTCGTTCGTCGTCGCAGCGGTGGCCGAGAGGGACTTCTCGAAATGGGCGCTCAAGCTTGACGTCAGCTTGATCGCTGTTGCTTACACC GGGTTTCTCGTAACTGGCGTATCCTACTACCTGCAAGCTTGGTGTGTGCAGATAAAAGGACCTGTCTTCCTTGCTGTCTGGAACCCACTCTGCTTTGTGCTAACCATATTCTGTTCCTCCTTCTTCCTCGGCGAGAATGTTCACCTCGGCAG CATTGTGGGTGGAATCCTCTTGGTCTGTGGCCTTTATAGCGTGTTATGGGGTAAAACCTTGGAGGTTCATCAGACTGTGGAATCTGGTGATAATACGGTCGGTGAAGTGCAAAATGGACAAGAAGAGAAGAATCATCAACAGAAGGTGCTGGAGAAGGGACGCCAAGAGGAAGCATCAATGACAGCACCCGGTGTAGTGTGA
- the LOC103639037 gene encoding WAT1-related protein At5g64700 isoform X2: MDAKKPYMLAITTVAIYTGMYVVSKAAFNQGMNSFVFVFYRQAAASLLLLPIALVLERKNVRSMSSGLILKLFLLALIWNTLGMNLCNASVTLTSATVASATGNSTPVITFCLALLLRMEVVKLRSVSGIAKVTGVALCLAGALVIALYTGPSLSPVNRHHRASGGAHGFKAPTRGGTWVTGTFLMLLSNVTWSLWTVLQGALLKEYPNKLLVTTSQCLFSTAQSFVVAAVAERDFSKWALKLDVSLIAVAYTIKGPVFLAVWNPLCFVLTIFCSSFFLGENVHLGSIVGGILLVCGLYSVLWGKTLEVHQTVESGDNTVGEVQNGQEEKNHQQKVLEKGRQEEASMTAPGVV; this comes from the exons ATGGACGCAAAGAAACCATACATGCTGGCTATTACTACAGTAGCAATCTACACCGGCATGTACGTGGTCTCAAAGGCTGCCTTCAACCAGGGAATgaacagcttcgtcttcgtcttcTACCGCCAGGCTGCTGCATCGCTTCTCCTCCTGCCCATCGCACTTGTTCTAGAAAG GAAAAATGTGCGATCCATGTCCTCTGGGTTGATCCTGAAGTTGTTCTTGCTTGCCCTAATCTG GAACACGTTAGGCATGAATCTGTGCAATGCAAGTGTGACGCTCACGTCAGCAACCGTGGCGTCGGCAACAGGAAACTCTACTCCCGTTATCACCTTCTGCCTGGCACTGCTACTGAG GATGGAGGTGGTGAAGTTAAGGAGCGTCTCTGGCATAGCCAAGGTCACCGGCGTAGCACTGTGCCTGGCCGGAGCGTTGGTCATCGCCCTGTACACGGGGCCGTCGCTCAGCCCAGTCAACCGCCATCACCGTGCCTCTGGCGGCGCCCATGGCTTCAAAGCTCCAACCCGTGGGGGGACATGGGTTACAGGCACGTTCCTGATGCTTCTGTCCAACGTCACATGGTCCCTGTGGACGGTTCTGCAGGGCGCGCTGCTAAAGGAATACCCCAACAAGCTCCTCGTCACGACCTCCCAGTGCTTGTTCAGCACCGCGCAGTCGTTCGTCGTCGCAGCGGTGGCCGAGAGGGACTTCTCGAAATGGGCGCTCAAGCTTGACGTCAGCTTGATCGCTGTTGCTTACACC ATAAAAGGACCTGTCTTCCTTGCTGTCTGGAACCCACTCTGCTTTGTGCTAACCATATTCTGTTCCTCCTTCTTCCTCGGCGAGAATGTTCACCTCGGCAG CATTGTGGGTGGAATCCTCTTGGTCTGTGGCCTTTATAGCGTGTTATGGGGTAAAACCTTGGAGGTTCATCAGACTGTGGAATCTGGTGATAATACGGTCGGTGAAGTGCAAAATGGACAAGAAGAGAAGAATCATCAACAGAAGGTGCTGGAGAAGGGACGCCAAGAGGAAGCATCAATGACAGCACCCGGTGTAGTGTGA